The Plasmodium vivax chromosome 7, whole genome shotgun sequence DNA window CAGCAGCCGGAGCAGCTGGAGAAGCTGGATCATCCACCGCAACCACCGCAACCACCGCAGCTGCAGCAACTGCAGGAAGAGGATGTGCGAGCCCAGATGCCGACGCACCCCCCACTGGACAGCcgcgaaaacgaaaagatGGAAGTAGCCGACGAGGGTTTCGAGTTCTCGATGGGCAAGTTCCTCGGCAGGAGTGAGCAAACTGGGGAAGGCAACACCGAAttggaggagaagcaaaccaAGGGGATAGCCACGGAAGGGGTATGTAAAGAAGGCCTACACGGGGAACTCCACCAGCACATCCTCCATCCAGGCAGCGAAGACCCCTCAGGGGAGGAAATACAACACCCCATTTCCAGAGCACAAGGACTAAAGAGACACCCCAACGAAGACGAAACGGAGGATGATTTCGAGGAAAGAGAAAACCTAATCGACCAAATGATAGGAATTAGCAAAGACGATagggatgaagaagaaaaaaaaagggaaaccgAACACAGCTTCGACAGCGtaataaatgaagaaatggCCGAAAATGAGGAAAGCAAATTTGGAAACTTCCCTCTGCAGGAAGAGTTGTTCAGCGCGATGAAAATGACCGGAGCGCAGATCATCATGGGGAACGAGGATGATTTGGACGAGTACGACGAggatgatgatgaggaggaggaggaggaagaagaagaagaggaagaggaggatgaggaggaggaagaggaagaagaggaagtggatgaagaagaggatatagcggaggaagcggcagaagcggaggaggcgGAGGAGGCCGAAGGAAACGCCGCAGTGAACGCAAACGGGAGTGATAAGGAGAAGAATGGCGAGGCGAATGAAGTGAAAGCCGCGGAGGACGTGACGGATGAGAAGGACAACGGCGAAGGGGTGAAGCCAGAAGCGCGCCCCGCGGAGGAAACAAAGGTGGGCGAAGCTAACGCTGCCCAAGCGAGAGAAAACGCCTGCGAgggtggagaagcggcggGAGAGAGGGAAGGAGAGGTGAAGAGGGAATGCAACGGAGAgaacgaagaggaagaaacatCCCAAAGGAAGGAAGCAATAAATTTGCAGAGTGGCGAAACGATTACTCCCCCATGCGCAGATGAGGGTAATGATGAGAAGGCAGCCAGGGTGAACACAGAAAAGGAGGTGATTGAAATAATTGAGGAGGAACCGAACCAGGACAAGTCCTACTCTGACATTAAACTGATAGTGGAGgataaaaaggaggaggaggaagaattCGAAGAGGTCATCGAAAAAAGAAGCTGCACAAAGTACAGGAACAAACACAACAGCAATAGTGAAAGTTACTTCCCCTATGACCATCGCGAtaatgtgaagaaggaacACGAGAATTTTACACAGCATAATAGCAGTCTTGGAATGCTAAATGGGTTTACcctcaaaaagggagaacgCGGAGGAGGCGAATTCTACACCCATTTGGAGAACGCGGACGAAGAAgtagaagcagaagaagacgTAGAAGACGCAGAGGACGTGGAAGAAACACCCGAGTATAAGCAATTTAAAAAGCAAATCGCAATCATGGACAGCAGCATGCacaaggaggaaaaggaggatGAAAGGAAAGCCAAAGAAAACGAACAGGATAAACAGCAAAGAAATGATAACAATTTGTCTACACCGGAAGAACAGTTAATGAAAGGCACAACCGGAGGAGGTAACTCCAACTCCATGAGCAACATGAATGGGAAAAACTTCTTCATCAAAGACATGCTGCATGAGAATAACCAGTACGTGCACGACTACTGCGATATTGAAGACAGCACAAAGTACAAAATGCTAGATGTAGCTAAGAAGAACCAAattgagaaaataaaaaaaaaaataaaaaaaaataaaaagctaaCGAAGGAAGATTTTAAGCTATTATCCGAGTTGCTACATCACAAATTTTTACTAAACGAAATTAGTGCCATAGGTAATTACGAAGTGAATTACAAAAACTGCTTTGACATCCTCGAATTAGAGGAATATAAACTGAGGAAGGACGTGCTGAACATGCACTGTGAGTGTCTCTCCATAGGGCTGACCACCCATGAGAGGGAATTCCTCAACGAATTCCAGTTGTTCATGCCAGACATCAACATCATGGacgataaaaatattctgtACATTTTGAGGCACtccaaaaatgagaagaattGCGTGTTTAAATGTTTCCTGGGCGAGAAGGAGAgctcgtaatttttttttttcattttagcgCCGGTTCCACCCCCCCACTGGGGTTTAGGAATGCAAGCCCCGCTTAGGGTTATAAATCGAAGCCCGCTTAGGGTACGAAACCCTGGCTCGCTGGGCCACTTCCCCGTTCGGGTAGCCCTGCCGGCACTCCTGATCAGCCCAGTCACCCCCACCCCGCTCCAGGCCTCTACGCCCGCGCATCTGAGTGGTTAGCAACCCGGTGCGCGTGCGCCTGGACGCCGTTATGTATGACCCcccacacatatatatgtatgtatatatacgtacatatagtatatgtatatatgtatgtatatgcatatatctGCAAGAGCTCGTGTGCTATGCCTTATATGGGTCTGCTCCTCGAAGACCCGATGTTCTCGCACGCCCAGAGTGCAGTGTCAGAAGAGCACTGCCACGCGCGTGACGAGCAAGAATGCGTTCCTCCCGCGATGTATTTATACCCCCCCTCGGCACAATGTACTTAAATTCCCAGTAGAAGATAACCAGGCCCAGATGAGAGTTTCCCTTCacgagaggggaaaaaaaaacgtccaTAATATGGCTACATTTTTGATGCTGCAAATTATCATGGCGACGGACACACCCACTTCGGACGCGATTTTAAAATTCCCATCGCACACAGGAGATAAGCGATGATCAGGCATAACCTTTTCACACCATCTTTAGGGGCGAAGTTGCCAGCCGAAGAAGAAACACCAGCACACACACTTAAACAGCCCTATTgggaaaaaagcagcaaaacaAAGTGAACTCTTTTTGAGCCCCTGCGGAGAGGATAAAATACCCCCCCAAGTGGCAATAAAAAGGCACAGAAACCACGCTAAttaggaagaacaaaatgtgTGTTTTACCAATTTCTTTTGACTCCTCCATTTACCCCTTTGTGTATGTTTAGCCCACACTCGTTTCTTTACCCAAGTGTGTGCCGTTTAACATTCACAGAGCCATATGCGAAGGATCGTCAGCAAGAGGGAGCATACACAACCTGGTCGGCACTCCCCCCAAAGGAAAAGCCTATGTAATGCTTATGTAGCcattatgtattatatatgtcCCCACCATTACGTTGTACACACCTGTACACTCCTTTGCACGTACAAGCCATATAACCTGggccaggaaaaaaaaaaaaaaaggggatgtATGATGTGCACTTGGGGATTCAGCGGGACAAGTTCACACCCATTCACACGTTGGTTCTGCAGAAGATTGCGCacccacatttttgtgaggCGCTCCGCCAGTTACGGTCCCAGTCGCAGCCGCAACCGAAGACGCGACGACGGagtccccatttttacaaacctGTCTTACACCATTCAGCAAGGATGTACCAGTCCCACACTTGACACGATTATAATGTACACAATCCCcccacttaaaaaaaaaaaaaaagcacctttcatattaaatataaataaccTCCGGAAGGACGGAAGGAGGGAAAGGTGTAGGAGTAAAATCTCCCCATTAACACCCCCCCAGTGCAATGTTTCACcatgcaaataaataaaagccATCGCAGCATGCGCTATATTTATGCCCGTACACATAAGCAGGTACatccatatatatatacatacgtatatatatgcatgtacgtgtgTACCGTCAAATATGTACGCTGCGCGCGGAACGAGTCCCccgctccccccgcgcgGCAACGCATACATATGTAGTAACTCCCCGGAAACATTGTTTCTCTTTCCCAAAATGTAtgacactttttttttttttttttgtgccattaTTTCTGCCATATACACGCGCAGCAAAGTTACGCAGTGTATAGCCCCATTATGTAcataatgtatatgtaagtatatacacacatgtgtactcacatatatatattgttgcGCCTGCCTTTGCGCGcttacatatgtacatataaacgtACGTGCCTGCCCACACGCAGACGTATTGTCCCAGAAAAAACCTCAAACATcgcacatgtatataaaataatatacatacatatgtatatatgtataatatatgcatatatgtaggTATGTATGAATGTATAATTCCCCCGCGGATGAACGGTTAGCGAGCGCGGTGCTTATCGCTCTTTTTCGCATGGCCCCCTGTTGCCGCGCGTTGCAGCGTCCTCGAGGGGAAGGCAAAACGCGCTGCCTGCGCGGATTCGTTGTACGTAATGCCTTGGTGACGCCCACCCGTCGTACAAACGCGCAGAAGTGTTGCAAAGTTGTTGAAAGATACGCCAATGCGGCATTACCATTTTGgaggtttcctttttttttttttttttaatacgtCAAGTCGCGCAAAAAAAGCTGCATCGTtttaaagggaaataaataCTGTAAAAAATAGCTACCATTATTGCACTCATCGTAAGGTTTCCATTCCAGAGGTAAATCCAAGAGTTCTGCGCAGTTCTCTCTcttccctttattttttatttttttttttttctttattgaAACTATTTGACTGCCCTGTTTTGTGAAGAAGCGTCAAATCGCGCTGCCACGTGGCTGATCATTTCCTCCCCCAATTTTGCTTCCCTCTTGAgcaaacggaaaaaataagattaGCAGAGGGAGAGAGGCaaagaaacagaaaaaattgcccatGGCCAGCAGCCGCCCACAAGTGAACGGAACTGTACGACTGTAGTGTAGGATGAAGTGAAAACATTATGTAGATAGGCATTTGAGCCAGCCAAGCAGGAGGCGTACCTCTCGCGCGATCGGCCTGTAAGGCGATGCGTATTGGCCGCCTCGCGCGTTTATACATGCACGCCGCATTTGTCCATGCCCCTATCAGCTCGTACCAGCgaattcctccccccctgctaCCGCGCACGCCTCCCCCGCCCACTCTAATGACAACCCCCACTGAGCATGTgtgtccctccccccctccttcgCGCACTCGTCCCTCCACTCGTTTACGCTAAGACCCGCCAGCTGAGTCATCTGCGACATCTGCGACATCTGTGTCAGCTGTGTCAGCTGTGTCAGCCGCGTCTGCTGCTCCTactgctccttcttctttcacTGCTTCTACCCTTGCCGCGCTGCTCTTGCGAGGAGTTTGAAAAGATAGAATATGCCCAGGACCTGACCAAAATAAAGTACTATGACTCGAACAGCCATATTGACAAGGCGCACCTGTACAAATACGTGGCGAAGCCGTCCCTGCAGGATCTCGTAGTGACAGTGAAGATAGAGAAAAATGTAGAGCCAGacaacattttatttctccccAAGGAGAAGAGCTACCTCAAAATAACAGGCGATTGGTCCCAGTacccaaaggagaaaaacgaaGCCATCTGTTTAGCATTCGTATTGAAGAAAGatttagtaaaaaatgataaggaAAAATGTCCCACTAACATCTTTTCATCAGAAAATGTATACAAAGTATGCTACAAGGAGAATAATTACTCTAttagaaatttatttttatacctAGAAATTTCACAGGCATATTTGGAGAAGCTCTTTCTCTCCTTCAACATCCCAGTGGTAGTCAACACAGAAAATACAGTCGTATATTTTacgaataataaaaagaaatccAAAGATGAGAAACCCCCGTTAGATTTACACATCTGCTACAAGTCaagtgaagaaaatgcaTACTACTTAggaaaagttatttttaattcgtaCCCCATGAAGGTAGAGAGAAACATTAACGATTACGATGTTATTTACACGAaatcttttttaacatccAATTGGGAATACCAAATGGTTATCAAAGGGGAATATATAACCTGGTACAATCGAGTCGTTTTTGTGAGATTTGCTCGAGATGTGGATGATAAGGAGAAGAGGTGTCCTCCCTTTTGGAACTATGCCATTCTTGGAGCAGGGGCTAtcaataaaatgaaaaaaacagataAATCTAGCTTGACGAAAAATGTTGtgcagtattttttttccagtgaTGATGATACTTCCTCAACTAGCTATTACATCCCTTTTATAAAAAGCGATGATTTACAAACGAATGAGAATTACCTAATTTGTTTATACTCGGATGAAAATGATTTTCACGGTATGGAACTTACCAAtgctcatttttatattaacacCACTGATTCGATCATTTTGATAttcctcatcatttttgtcatCGTCTTTTTGCCTCTCCTCTTTTCGCTTACCTACCTGTGCGTCCTCTTCAAGATGAACGCGCTCAAGGTCAAGATGCAGAAGCTGCAGCTGCTCAACCGGAAGGACGAAATTGAGGACCGCCTCAAGCGGGAGTTAAACCTGGATCAGTACGAGTGCATTTAGATTCGCCCCCCGTCCACCCACCAGGGGGGGGCTACGTTTATGCGCacactaaatatatatggtGTGCGCGTGTgcacctttttaatttgcccCCATTGTGGCCCTAACATTTGCGGTCAGCACTTGGCGATGACCCATGGCAACCCCTTGCCTGTTCCCCGTTTTACAACCCCCTCCTAATTCAGTATAAACGTAATTCCCCTTACCTCCCCAGCGCACGTACATTTTAGTGCCACCCGAAGGAGATGCCTCTTTTGGCGCTATATACAtgtggtatttttttttttttttttttcgtaaaaaaattatcttttttttataaaatgttccCTAAAAAGTTGCACAAAGTGAACGTAACACAGTTTACACAAAAGCTGCAAAGCTGCAAAAGggtttcccccccagggggtgACGCGGGTATGTGCATTTCGCGCGCACACGGCTGGGCGGGGCGAATGCGCGGGGTGCCGAAAAAAGGGCCCCTGTAAAAATGGGTCACGCGAGAAGGGAAGACTCGACCGCGAACGGGGCGACCGCAACGGATTGATCGCAACAGATCGACCCCAACAGATCGACGCTAACGGAGGGGGCCATACGCCCAGGCATGTTAAATTAACCGCCGCCCCACACGAACCCTCACCATTCGACGTACACCGAGTTGGAGGTGTCCAAATAATCGTCCAGCGAGACCTGACTGAGGGGCACCCCCCTGAACTTCTCATTCtgcacatttataatttccccCACCGCGGAACAGTTGGGGTACCCCATGTTTTTTAAGTCCGCTAAGATTCGTTCCGCCCTGTCCCTCTCCACAATGGCCATGAGGCCCCCACTGGTCTGCGGGTCAAACAGAATTCCATAGCGCTCACTCAGGGAGGCTTCTTccatatttataatgttattGCACAAGTAGTGGTTTTTCTTATACATGGAAGAGAAGATATTATTTTCGATGCATTGCTCAACCCCTTCTGCGATTATGAAGTTCTTGAGATTTATCTTTGCTCCGATGAGATTCATGGGGGGTTCCATCACCTTGTCAGCCTGTGCATCATCCACTCGGTTGTTCCTTCCGTCCAGTGCCTCCTTGTGGGATGTGCTGTAGAggggcttcttccccatttgtgaagCGAAATAAATTTCCCTCCTCGAGCACTTGATCATTTCGTTAAGGTGGCCTAGGACTCCAAACCCAGTTACATCGGTGCACGCCTTGGCATTATTATTCTGCAAAAGGTATAGCCCACTCTTCCTATTTGAGAGGAGCATTTCGTCTAGGCAGTTGTAAATCCATCTggcttttgcctttttacatatatgtgcagCCATGATGAAGCCAAAGCCGAACATTTTCGTCGTGATGATTATATCCCCCGCTTTTATGCTTCCGCTTCCCTTCGGTAGGAACAGGTAGTTTTCCTTCATCATTTGGTGTCGCTCGAAAGCGTCCCTGTGTTCTTTGCTAACAAGGGGTAGGTCATCCGCGGGGGGGCTTCCCTGTAGCTGGTTACGTGCACCACTGCTGGGAGATGCGGCTGCCTTGAAAGTTGCGGCTGCCTTAAATGTTGCGACGGCCTGGGGGGGCTCCTCTCCctttcgccgcttctccctgtCTGGCTTGTCCTTGCGATCCCCCTTGGGAGTGGCCCCGCCGGCGACACGCctctttttcaccttccccGTGACTGCCAAGCCGACGTAATTCTCACTACCCGCACAGGTGTGGCCCCCACTCAAGACgcacttctcctccttcaacTTCTGGCAGCACCCAGTTAAAATATTCTGCAACCTCTGCTGCAGCTTCTTTTCAATATTATCCTTCACAATCAGTACGCACAAGGCACAGATGCCGGTCCCCCCCATGCTGTACACATCGGATAGGCAATGAATGGCAATTATCTCCCCCAATATGTATTCATCATCAATAAATGATTTGAAGAAGTCAATCGTCTGAACAAGTGCAGGGctttcttctccctttttagaTTTACTATGCACAAATATGCAGCAGTCATCACATGCTTCAATTCCTAGGTACACATTAGGAGAGCTATACATAGGTAGCCCTTTCAACGAATTGGACAATACGTTTGAGGGGACTTTCGATCCACATCCTCCGCAAGTATTTCggttaattattttttcgatgCTTTCTTTAATGTACGAATTTAccttttccctcttcgcCTCACAGTTAGAAGTGGTTCCCTTGTGAGCATTATCATCCTGCACAATGATTGTGATGGTTGTTCCATTGGCTCCCTCTTCTTGGGTCACTCGGTAGACCGTTTTTTTACTTACAAGTAATCTCCTTTCATATTCCTTTTGATATgcattgtacatatattgtGGAAGAGGGGAACTAGTTGttctctccatttgggggcaTCCACTTGGTGCACATCTGTTTCGGGTGGGTACTTCCTCATTCCTGCTGTTGCTTCCACTTCTGCTCGCTGTGGTGCTGCCACTGTCGCTGGAGTTCACACCAGATGGGTCATCATCCTTATGCGGTTCTTTCTCTTTACTGGTGGGAatgcttctcccctcttGCGAAGCTGGTCTTCCTCTGAGGAGGTCCACGTAATGAGCAGCCCTTTTGAAGATACACAGAGAGAAGGTCCTTAtcgaaggagaggaaaacaCCTCCCTGCTACCGCTAACCTGGTACCCACTTATATACCTTTCgaattccctttttctgtGCCTTATGGAGAGTACCCCATTTTGTAGGAGGCGATTCTTTAATACGTATGAGTAGCCCCTTCTTAAAATGTACGAAACGATTCGGTAGGAATAATTTACCGTGTGATTAAATACGTTgggggtggggggaagcaaatagGAAACTCCCAACTCATCTGCATCCCCCGTTAGTAGATACGCCTTCACATGTTCTATGCTGATGTACTCATTCCCATGCACCttgttatatatgttaaGGTACACCGTCTCGCAGACTACATAATCGTCGTAATTCTGCACTTGGTTAAGCAGATAAAGAGAATCGTCCCTTGCGCACTGACAGAAGGGGTTCACCGAGAGGCTCTTCGTGGTGTCC harbors:
- a CDS encoding selenophosphate synthetase, putative (encoded by transcript PVX_098960A); amino-acid sequence: MRICKQIDPLIDIVIIGFGVRSQLFVDKFLRKNELKGVNIIIICKDNFVFLDRYVQCEEACRESYTDVYNFCKQRNILFINEKVQYVHTESRNIFFASDRNHLNYDFLLCDFDLKSSDLFGTDMSHMNIYAFRNKNCFFYYMHVMYLALMQSTNVEEDRTDVRLYRQCRRALLQGIPLKRFLNFHSYNDGYVEEIFSAYGEAQRFAAVRRSEVSAGGASSGSAPTGGSAISGGNPVSGSLLPDSPPQDTRAEEDSPPRILLISDNNQFGKCLHLEMHKQLRRINAQVNLLYVYVASSKSEKVDPPPCGEYLLVREIRGVKQEGEIKEIKFLNTHDEEIIMKYDDCINITGMRYPSYVSSFGEDTTKSLSVNPFCQCARDDSLYLLNQVQNYDDYVVCETVYLNIYNKVHGNEYISIEHVKAYLLTGDADELGVSYLLPPTPNVFNHTVNYSYRIVSYILRRGYSYVLKNRLLQNGVLSIRHRKREFERYISGYQVSGSREVFSSPSIRTFSLCIFKRAAHYVDLLRGRPASQEGRSIPTSKEKEPHKDDDPSGVNSSDSGSTTASRSGSNSRNEEVPTRNRCAPSGCPQMERTTSSPLPQYMYNAYQKEYERRLLVSKKTVYRVTQEEGANGTTITIIVQDDNAHKGTTSNCEAKREKVNSYIKESIEKIINRNTCGGCGSKVPSNVLSNSLKGLPMYSSPNVYLGIEACDDCCIFVHSKSKKGEESPALVQTIDFFKSFIDDEYILGEIIAIHCLSDVYSMGGTGICALCVLIVKDNIEKKLQQRLQNILTGCCQKLKEEKCVLSGGHTCAGSENYVGLAVTGKVKKRRVAGGATPKGDRKDKPDREKRRKGEEPPQAVATFKAAATFKAAASPSSGARNQLQGSPPADDLPLVSKEHRDAFERHQMMKENYLFLPKGSGSIKAGDIIITTKMFGFGFIMAAHICKKAKARWIYNCLDEMLLSNRKSGLYLLQNNNAKACTDVTGFGVLGHLNEMIKCSRREIYFASQMGKKPLYSTSHKEALDGRNNRVDDAQADKVMEPPMNLIGAKINLKNFIIAEGVEQCIENNIFSSMYKKNHYLCNNIINMEEASLSERYGILFDPQTSGGLMAIVERDRAERILADLKNMGYPNCSAVGEIINVQNEKFRGVPLSQVSLDDYLDTSNSVYVEW
- a CDS encoding hypothetical protein, conserved (encoded by transcript PVX_098955A; Apicoplast targeted protein. Curated by Stuart Ralph, Walter and Eliza Hall Institute of Medical Research, Australia.) — encoded protein: MCVPPPLLRALVPPLVYAKTRQLSHLRHLRHLCQLCQLCQPRLLLLLLLLLSLLLPLPRCSCEEFEKIEYAQDLTKIKYYDSNSHIDKAHLYKYVAKPSLQDLVVTVKIEKNVEPDNILFLPKEKSYLKITGDWSQYPKEKNEAICLAFVLKKDLVKNDKEKCPTNIFSSENVYKVCYKENNYSIRNLFLYLEISQAYLEKLFLSFNIPVVVNTENTVVYFTNNKKKSKDEKPPLDLHICYKSSEENAYYLGKVIFNSYPMKVERNINDYDVIYTKSFLTSNWEYQMVIKGEYITWYNRVVFVRFARDVDDKEKRCPPFWNYAILGAGAINKMKKTDKSSLTKNVVQYFFSSDDDTSSTSYYIPFIKSDDLQTNENYLICLYSDENDFHGMELTNAHFYINTTDSIILIFLIIFVIVFLPLLFSLTYLCVLFKMNALKVKMQKLQLLNRKDEIEDRLKRELNLDQYECI